From a region of the Thermomicrobium roseum DSM 5159 genome:
- the accD gene encoding acetyl-CoA carboxylase, carboxyltransferase subunit beta, whose amino-acid sequence MRPFLRRRNAQNQSSAHESPSVPDGLWLKCSRCRDLLYAREFERNQRVCPRCGFHARLSARERITVTVDSGSFAEWDAHVVTDDPLHFVALGEPYPAKISEARTRSGEREALVTGAATIESIPVAIAVAEFGFLGASMGSVFGEKFARAAERAAMERRAFVVFASSGGARMHEGIFSLFQLPKTIVAVEALAEARLPFISVLVDPCYGGVTASFATVADVILAEPGAMIGFAGPRVIEQVTRQKLPPGFQTAEFALEHGMVDMVVPRQRIRAVLASLIRTLAGSSLVPLAGDTMRQEVGE is encoded by the coding sequence GTGCGACCATTCTTGCGGAGACGCAACGCACAAAACCAGTCCAGCGCGCACGAATCGCCGAGCGTTCCCGATGGCCTCTGGCTCAAATGCTCCCGTTGTCGCGATCTCCTGTACGCGCGGGAATTCGAGCGAAACCAGCGTGTCTGTCCACGCTGCGGTTTTCATGCGCGACTCAGCGCACGAGAGCGCATCACCGTGACCGTCGATTCGGGTTCCTTCGCCGAGTGGGATGCCCATGTCGTCACCGACGATCCGTTGCACTTCGTCGCGCTCGGTGAGCCATACCCAGCGAAGATCAGCGAGGCACGTACCCGATCCGGTGAGCGTGAGGCGCTCGTCACGGGCGCAGCCACCATCGAGAGCATTCCTGTCGCCATCGCTGTCGCCGAGTTCGGCTTCCTCGGTGCGAGCATGGGTTCCGTTTTCGGCGAAAAGTTCGCTCGTGCCGCGGAGCGTGCAGCGATGGAGCGGCGAGCGTTCGTCGTCTTCGCGAGTTCAGGTGGCGCACGCATGCACGAGGGCATCTTCTCGCTTTTCCAGCTGCCAAAGACGATCGTTGCCGTCGAAGCTCTTGCCGAGGCGCGCCTGCCCTTCATCAGTGTCCTCGTCGACCCCTGCTACGGTGGCGTGACTGCCAGTTTCGCCACCGTGGCCGATGTCATACTGGCCGAGCCTGGCGCGATGATCGGATTCGCTGGCCCGCGTGTCATCGAGCAAGTGACGCGCCAAAAGCTTCCTCCAGGTTTCCAGACGGCCGAGTTCGCGCTCGAGCACGGGATGGTGGATATGGTCGTTCCTCGTCAACGAATCCGCGCGGTGTTGGCCTCGCTCATCCGGACGCTCGCCGGATCCTCGCTCGTTCCGTTGGCCGGCGACACCATGCGGCA